The Glycine soja cultivar W05 chromosome 19, ASM419377v2, whole genome shotgun sequence genomic sequence ttttttcatatgcattaacgTGGTACGTGAAAGTGCTCGATTTTCCATATTTTGGCAAAATCTACCAtaccagaagaaaaaaaattagaacttGTGAAGATGTTACTATCACAGTAGATCATTTTGTAATCTTTTATTTAaagtaatcattattttttaattctcccCCTCACATAGATCTTCTGCGGAAATCTAAGAGGTTATCCTATATCAAACATGGATAAATACCTCTTTTAACAAGAGATTCAAACATTAACGTGTGATCTTAGGTAGGATAATAAGTTCGTCGGCCAGAACAACTCTCATATACTAAAAGTGGGTCGTTAGATGTATGCCCTTGGTGTAGATTTATTTAAGAAGAATTGGAATTTTTTGACGGACTTCttgttatattaaattatacacATCTAAGTAtgatatatatcattttattaatatagattcacaatatttatattaacaGTTAATATCAATTGGATAAACTTTAGAACTTTATATTAGCAGAGACTACTCATTAGTACATGATTCTTTTTatagtataatatataatgATTAAAGTTTAGTGTATGCTTCCATGTAAACCTAGTTTTATCTCATACAAAACCACCACATTAATGAATTAAATGATGTGGCAATAGAGTGAATTCTTATTAAAtgtttgtataaaaattaattaatagaattaTGCATAATTAAGATTGGATTTCTATCTATATTCAtttgaaaaaagaatataaaaggtACAACATCAATATTAATAATTCTTATGTCTCGAATTAGAATGTCATCTGTGCacttcaaaatttttaaatgaaactaTTCAATGAAATAGCGAAGatatagttaaaattaataaatagaacGCGATAGCCACACCTAACAATTTTTTAGCTTACTAGATACTGAACGTATGCCTTGTATAGTTGCGCTCTATCCAAACATCACCAAATCTTAAGCCCAAATTAATTTTCAAGTTCAATCAGATGTCATTTATCCATAGAGATATATAGATAGCAGCTTCCATTTTCATCAAtgattttacatttatttaccgacgtttttgttttgtagtagAATGGAGAATATATACGTACATATGCCACTTAGTTAAATGCGCAACAATGGACTCCAGATTACGTCTGAACGTAAATAAGTTATACTTTAAGTGACAATTATGACAGCCAAACacctttaataatttaataactaaggattaaacaaaagaataaaaaattacacttaagcactaaaattaaattttagaagcacttcgtaaaaaaaatgaagcgcAATCAAATCACATTGTACCCAGAAAACACGCTAATATTCTTACAAAACATGGAATGAATTTAGTCTGATCTTTTAATATCAGCATTTAGGAGGTAAAACAGACAAATAAAGTATTCTACTTCTCATGCAACAATCTCTCCCTATGTCCCTTCGTACTGATAGTATTATCATAAATACTTCTGTTCAATATCAATATATACCGTTTCGAATTTGTCTACTTTCTGATGATCTAGCAGGATACAAAATAACCTAAGCTGTGAATATTATCAATGGCTTGAGAATGGGACGATTAGTTAATTGCTACATGTATTGAACCAATGGAAATGTACGAAGAAAATTTTCACTTTATAAGGAAAAAAGATTGGGTAAGATATGGGCGAAAATCAGTAAGGCCTTATCATAATTTTTCTATGAGACAAAGGTGGCATAATACAAAGCAGATCACTGCAAGgaccccccccctccccccgcCCCCCAAAGGAGATACCTGGGAAAAAGACAAAGGCATGATCTACCACTTTTACAATAACTTATCAACCAAAAGCTTCTTTCAACCATTTTCTTTATGTGCCTCTGGATCTGACCTACACAAATCGAGAACCATCATCAATTGAAAATCTTACAGTCTAggcacaatatatatatatatatatagtaccaGTACTGGAGCAATATGTATCAAAAGACCGAAGcagacaaaaaataattctacAACTACAACCAGCACTTCTGTAAAGTGCAGTCAGTCATACAGCAAAAGATAAAGTGAACCAGGTGTAAATAATCTAAGGCAAACACAAATGAACGGGCAGATCCTTCTTCACATCATGAAATTTTCCATCTAATGTTCACATCATTTAAACTTCATGTAAGAGCTCATCTGCCCATAGCTCATTTAGTTTAACAAGGTCAACTTGCCTGACAAGGGAAAATTTTCAATACCAAAGCAAAAACAACCTTCCAAGGAAAATTTTGTTGATGCATGCATTGCATGAAATTCTTGGAACCAGTAAAATGGTTCCTACATTTAAACTTTTTGAGCACTTCATGTACTTTCATCATCTCTCCCTATCCATTTCATCTTTAATAACCAGCCTTATAGCACAACAGGAAAATCCTTATCAATTTCACCCATTTTTCGCAATAAATCATATGCACCTACAACACCTGGCCATTTAGGTAAACTAATTCCAAAGAATGTCTAAGGAATATAAGCCTTAAGCTGTTCATTAATTGATaacaaagaaatgaaaatgCCAAGAGCCTTGATCTTTCCATAAAACAATAACCACTCAcacaaattaagcataaaataataattgataaaggGAAAGGACAGAGATGATGGTACCTTATGAGTCAGCGCCTAGATCTATTCTTGCAGCAGCGGAACTCAGCTAACAGAGCTATATGATCAGAGGACCATTCAGGAGAAGGAAGTGCTGTGTCTTTCCTCAAACTTTCCTCATCCAATAACTCCAGCAATGACTCCACAACCAATGAATCCGCTGAAAACACAAGATATCACTTCATAAACAAGTGATCAGGAtgttaaattattcaaattaatgACATAACATTGCAAGATATCACACCTGTGTAAAATATGTAATCAAGAGAGCCAATAAAATCTCTAGTTACATTTGTGAATAAAGGTTCATTTGTTGTGTCATCTAGTCTCCGTTTATGCTGCTCAAATCCAAGACCAACTGTTCTTGCAAAAGACGAATAAGCACTGACCTAAAATTGAAAGTAATCCACAACCAGTAAAACTAAAATCAGGAACAAAAATTAAGGCGAGAATACACAATATATAAGCTATTCCTTTAAAAGTTTAACACATTACCAGTGGCAACTGGTGAACCAACTTGCTGTGAGGTCGCAATATATTAAGTGGGTCAACTGCTAAATCAGGATGCGATGGATCTACCTTCCCCATTGCAAGAAGTGCATGAGGAGCACTACAgccaaataagaaaataacttTAAGACGCAAATTAATGATACTGACAAAAGACCCTTGCAGATGAAAAGTATCCAAAGTTAATCAAAAAGTAATCAGACCTTCCTGGAATTGAATTAAAGTCCCCACAAACCAACATTGGAATGTCTGCACTGGCAGCAATTTTCTCCAATCCTTTCAAGAGAGTGTGCACCTAAAAAGAAGGGGAAATTTATAACTGTCATGTTCAAAATAAGCACACTGTTCAATATGAACAAACAAAGCGAACGACTTACCTGCCAGAGTTTGACATCCATTAAATCATGGTGAACATTTACATGTGTATTTGCCTAAAATCCACAAGCAATGAGTTAGTAATAGAGTAGAGATTATGTcactaaaaaagtaattttaaccTAAACTAACAAAGAAAAAGGCAGACAGAGGGGTGAAATAGTGCATAGCTTTCTTAGAAATAgatttaaataatgattttaacaaaaattgaaaGTCCTTCCCATATGAGACATTTTAGAATTTATGTAAAAAGCAAACATCTCAGGATCTGCAATATCCATAGTTCGTATATCAGAATAACCACCATCCAAAAAATGATAAATCACCATTGAAAAACTTCAAAACCAAAAGCTGCTTAAGAAAAAAAGCCATAAACATATATCACAAAATGATAACCGAATAACAATGCACAACTAAGAAGAGAGCACCCATAAAACATGGTGCTAGAAAAGGCCCTATCATTCAACGGATACTGCAACTACAATCAGGTAAATATAAGGCATATAATGTAGATATAAATTACACACCATGGACCTTGAAGGAAACAGCACACAATACCACCTAAGtgtaaagaataaagaaaaacagAAGAGCTTACTACACAAAGAAGCTGTCTTTTCCCTGGATTATCAACAGGCTGATTGATAACTTTTGCTTCTAAAACGACTATTAGTGCAATATTATCCTAAGAATGTAAAGAAAACTTGGTAAGTACTACTTCAATAAGAGcatcattttttaaagtaaCATGCAATCTTTGGTGCAATAAGCACCTTAACCAGTCTATTCAAGGCAGTTTTCTTCTGAGTGGTCGGAATCACAGCATCTGTTAAAGACTGTGCAGCCTTATTAAATTCAACCTGCATGCAAACAGGCATCACTATGTTTTGTACTAACTTAAGAGAACTGTCATACACATAAAACAATTTCTAACCTCATATTTTTTCACATGAGAAAATCTGTCTCTACGGAAAAATGTTGCACACCCATCAATTGTATTAATGTTTCCATTGTAAACCTGTGAACCCACCTTAAACAGCTTagcataaaaaagaaatttaaaaattacaagtCTAAAAGACTAAAACCATAATAAATCTGAATAACGTAACAACCtcatttgttttccttttgtaaAAACCATAATAGCCATGTTTGTCCAGTTcaggagaaaaaaaatcttcataatGATCACTTTGAACCTGGGGAAAAACAGATTGTATGTTATCTGATAGAGAAATTATTAGAATATAGAATACAATCATTAGGGAATGAGTTAAATGAGTGAAGAAGAAATGGATTCTAAATTTCTAAGTCAAGCTGGCTAAGGTACACTTGAACATCACACCACTAGCATGCAAATGTTGGTCATTATTATTTAAGTTCATTCACAAATGGTAGcaattcaaagttcaaaaaataaaatactagagTGAGCTATTGGTGCCAACATTGCCGCATGTCCACAAGTTCATAATTAATGgttttatataaaccatcagaCATTGAACATTAAACATGACTTTAGGGCcacattgaaataaaatattttcattcaatacaaatctaaaaaaaatcttgaaaataAATGAGTTGAAGATCAGTActgttattaaaataagtttaatgaCCAACAAAATCACAGCCAAAACAACATTTACATACCTCCTGAAGACAAATAATATCAGCACGGTAACCAACTATTTCTCGTAACAAATTTTGCCTACGATATGGCCAGGAAAGAGCCCACGTAGGGCAGTAATTGTATAGATCATTTGAGGCATATGCATCAGATAATATGTTGTATGATAGAACAGTAAAAGTTCCTGAAGATGTTATACGCCCATCAGCATCCAAATGTCCCATCCCATCAACAGGTATCAGTCGGCGCGGGCTAGGCGAGGGAGCAGGAATGACACGGGAAGTTAGTAGAGTGTTTACATGCCCTACAGTAAGTTTGGTCTCTGCATCAACTACAGTACACTCGAATTTAAGGACATGTCCAATGTCATCAGCTGTTGGGGTATACGTCTTAAATTGCCCTACTTCAAACCAAGTTTCACCACCACTTCGTTGCGTAACGGCTGCCGGATACACAGGTGCAGACCCATTTGTCAAGCTAGCACTTGATGCAGAGGCAGATAAGCTGGTATTGATTGATCCAGATCCAGAATTATTAAATCGCCCATATAACTCTTCTTCCTCATTTCCATTTTCATTGGCTGCACTTGCAGCACGGTCATGTAAGACACGATGATGCTGCCATGCATCTGAAAAACACTTTGGAGTGCAGTGGTAACTTTTGGCAACAGGTATTTTAGACTTTACACAACCTAGGCACTGCAGTGTGGCCGGCTCAGAAGGATGTACACTACAAACAGCAACCTTTTTATCACTCTGTACACGATACCTTCCAAAGATGACCAAACGAGTGTCAAATGATAGATGCAAAAAGTTCAATATTTAGATCTGCATCAGCTCAGCAGAAAACTTACATAAAGGCAATGTATTCAGGATCAAATTggaattttcataattaaaattatcacaAGCAACTATTCAAGTAATCGACTTAATAACACTAATAAAATTCTTGCAATGCTTATCCAAATTTAGGGCAGTAAGGGCAAATCTTCAATAGTTCTATCAATGCCCAAACTCCAAACTTCAAAGAGAGGTGAAAAAACTGATAACACCAAACACATCAAGCTGAAACATGAATAACATACAAAGCATATACCAACTAAATACACAACTAACATTATAACTAGACCAGATACATAGGAGACTTCTATTCATCAGCACAAGACACCAACTGAGATGGCATGCCATCCCTAACAGATAGATTAACCTATATGCATTATGCTCTGTTACACTCATGAAAAAACTTTGTGCTGAACAAATGACTGATCTTACACACATTTGAAATCACTATTACCACGTAGATATTGGTGGAAGAGAAATTGAATATCTTGCATTGGGAgcttatgaataaaaatttaaatgtctCGTGATTTACCGAGAAGTTGGAATATATAATAGCATTACAAATACAGTCTTTTCAAGTATGTAAATGAAAACTTGTACAGATTGATACTGCTAAAGACTAGGACACAAATGGAAAGATAAGCAAGCCATACGTCACTGCCTAATGCAATTCAGTATTAGCACAGCAATATTTGAATAATCatataaattaacaataaagtataaacaaaataatttacacAAAAAAGTAAACTAGGAGCATACACACTTTAGTCTTGCTCTTGCATTTAGTATGGACTAAAACAATTCCAAAAATGGCACACGTTGAAGCTCAGATATCAACTAACTAAGAGGCGTAACAAAGTAAAACCTAATAGGCAAACAACACTTAGAGGAGAAACTAACACTAACCACTTGTAGCGCAAGAAATGGCCGTCTAACGGGGCGGTTTCGGGGACATCGTCGGTGGTAACGATCTTATCAGGTCGGCGTAGGAGCACGTAAGGCGTGAGCTCACAGCCTACAATGGGAATATCAGAAGGAAGGTGCACGCGCAGCACGCTCAGCATGCTTCACTCTTGGCAATAATCGTCACCGCACTGTAACCCTATCAACGCCGCCGCCGCAACACCACGCTCGCACCACTCGCGGGGCCGGATTCCGGCCGGATCCGCCATTTACTTCACCCGAATACTCGCCAGCCTTGACCGACCCTAGACCAAACCCTACAGCGCAATCGGAACCACCACCGGATCTTGCAGGGAGAGGGGAGGATCAAGATTTGATGGTTCTTGAGAGAGAAAGTTgggttttagagagagaaacaggaaaataaataataaaggatCGAAGATATTAGGGTTTTACAGACGAAGTGGAAGTAATTGCTTTAcgcttcttttctttctctttctctttttatttattttttaaaattattgggaCTGGGGATGCGAACTgcgaagagagagaaagagggtcTATGGtttatattatgaatatgaTACGACTTTGTTTTTCTCTTGCTATTTTcgctgcttcttttttttttttcggttgGGTCTTCCTTGGGTTCACGATCatcctccttctttctttttttttcattcattgttAGATTagtagtaatattttaaaattttaactgctTCAAGCAAAACAACTTTTTTTGTGAAGTAATTTGGTTGTGCATAAGTTGAGTCATGACTcttgaaataattaatgtagGATGTGTCAATGTCACTAATCATGCTACAAGAATTTATCAATGACATGATTTTACGGGAGATCTGTTGAATAATGAAGTTCTTGTATATAATTATACCAACAAAAGTTGTATGTTCTCAACATCGATCTATATTGGAATGGAAACAAGTTGGATGGTTAGTgttcttcttttaattaatatatatcgtctttttaatttagaaatggTTGTCGATCGTcagtcaattaaataaaataggttaaatgtgtttttatttctttttaaataattttatatttctgattttacattttataaaaaattattctagttttagtttttaatattaattcatGGGATTTACTTTTCGATAACTAATGAGATACAAGGTTAAATCACACGTCAACGTGCATGATATGATACAATTATTTCACGTGATCATTGTTTAGATGCTTAAATGAATATTACGTGATTAACTTGTGACAATTACAACTTTAGACATTCTAACTACTaacttaaaaagttattattttgaGTATTGTGCTTAATAGTTTAATCAAGCTCAAGATAAATACGAGTGATTGAGATTGTGATTTCCTATAATTTGAAACTTAAATAAATACTGTGTGGTTACCTTGTGATTACAAGTGATTATGTATTGAGATTGAGATTGTGATTCCCTATAATTTGatgtttaaataaatattacatattGAGATTGAGATTGAGATTGTGATTACCTATACGGTAGAATTATTCCATGCAGCCATCGTTTGGATGCTTAAATAAATACTATGTGGTTAACTTGTGACGATTACAAGTTTAGGCATTCCAGCTACTAACttaaaacattattattttgagtATTGTGCTTAATAAAAGTTTAATCAGGCTCAAGATAAATACAAGTGATCACGTATTGAGATTGAGATTGTGATTCCATTTGAAGAAGAAATTGAGCAGTCTTTGAAGAGGTGAAGCATCCTTGTGTCTTGGTGTTgcaaattatttttcctttccctTCGAATATTGGTTGTGGCCCCTGTTTTGTTGGTGTGAAATCTTTCGTCAATCCAAAATCGAAGCATAAGATGAATAGTTAAGTATGTGTATGTTGCTTTTTAATTATCCAATAACAGGTCAAGACTCAAGACGATAGATGCATGAGTTTTTAATATTCTATCTAGggtttttgctttatttttgttattttattattagcgTGTGAAATGGACTAAAATGGGCGATTCGACCAGTGAACTAACATAGTGCATTCCAACCTAGGGAACCAAAATAGCTAAAATATGGAAAATAATACACTTAACTAATTCAAAACCGGTGTACtagtgaaaaaaatgttttggaaTTAGAACCCAACCATTGTTTCCCTAAAACCAGCCTCTATCAATTGACAAACAAGTCATTTTCGTCAATCATATGCCATTGACTTAACCTACGTTTGCTTAAGACACGTGACAGTTAATTGGTTTTGTGCACAAGTTTTTGGCTTCGTGTGATTGTAATTACCCTGTTTTAGTATTTCAATTCACGAATCTTTCCCTGCACGAAATTTTGAATATCTGAGTCCTTTGACATCATGATCTTTATCGTTAAATTTTGCATGGGTATTAATGAATCAGGAAAGTACAATTAGATAAAGTAAATTACATTCGTATTTGATATGTTTTTTCTCAAATTGTatctaatacttttttttatattacttttattttctttttgttaacgTCATTAactaatatcaattaaaatatatgagcACACAAAATTATCCTAACATCTTTATTACACttgcatttttgtgtttttttcaaatttcacctaatacctctccttttttttacattacttttattccttttgttaaCGTGGTTAACTAACATCAATTGAAATATGCGAACAAATAAAATTGTCCTAACATctttattaaatattcaataacAAATTAGCAATTGATCATGTGAATGGGCCTTTCTCAAGGCAAtaacaaattttcttttaatatttgactCCTACTTCATTGTTGTTAACACTTAAATAAGATATAACTTTTGATTGAGATATTATATCAAACACctaaccataaaaaaatatttcaaagaaagAAGTTAAAAACACTAATGTAGGAGCAAAACACTAAAATTTGAAGTAAATGACCATATTCAATCAATAGACATTGTTGGGAACACGTTTAACAAAAACGCAACAACCAAACGACTCAACACGTATTgaaccaaaaaaagaagaagaaggaagagtaTTAATGCATGCGTACCAACAAGGTGAGTTCGTATCTAATAAAAAGCTAGATTCATgtttaattagagaaaaaagaaaaagaagacaaattattaaaatattttcaggtTGAAAATAGTGTCATGTCTTCTATGGAGTTAAGATGAAGAAGATAGGGATATTTTAgacttaatttttcattaaaagtcaTATGATCAACATGTGtctactttttgttaaattattgaaCAATGCTTATGAAGGAAAGAGGTCTAAGTGTAATGTGAGTTAAATAATTAAGGGATTTTTgtaggatgaaaaaaaaaaaaagagtgtcgAGTACAATTTAGAAAAACACATAAAGGATGTGATTGTGAGAAAAAAGATCAAGatattttagacataaatttttattaaaagtcatGTAATAAACATGTATTACTTTTCATTAAATGATTAAATGGTGTTTAAGAGAGATGATATATGAATGTAATGAGCTCTAAACAAATAAGGGATTTTTGTGGgtgcaaaaaatgaaaagtatggGATGCACGAGAGTCTACAATATGCATGAGCACGGGATGCACGAGAGTCTACAATATGCATGAGCACGGGATGCACGAGAGTAAATCCCATTTGTAAACATTTCGctctttattcttaaaattggtaaaataattaaaagatgaCAATTAATCATCATGTCACAATTTTAAAAGCCAAAGCCACCCTTTGTAAAATTTGctctttatttttgtatttgacaaaataaaataaaaatggcaATTGAACATTATGTCAGCTTTAAAAGTCAAATCCACCTAAAAGCTTGCGATTATTGGTGTATTTATGTTAATTATACAaaggacaaaaaaatacaataataatgtTGGATTTTCCTGGAGATATCCCGGGATAAACATCAATAAATCACAATTTCAAGTTCCACATAATGTAAGacttaaataaaacaaagaggAGTACTGATAATGTGTACGCATTTTTTATCACATCCTTTTTAacctatattttattattgattaaaatttattaaaaattataaaattaggagAGTGATTAAATGAGTTTTAAGATTCATCAAATTTCGTGATTTTCCTCAAATTTAAGTCGATAATAGATTgtgtattaaaaaaagtatgttgttaatatttatctaaaataaaagaCCCACATATCCTAAAGATCGTAAAAAATACAACTCAAGGTATGAGTTACCCAACGCACATAAGAAGATGACACGTAACATGAGGATTGCAATTATTATCCTACGAAAGCAACCATAAATAAGTAGAtcttagataaataaaaatgaccTATGCTCATTTtaacataaacaaattaatgCAAGAGACGCgttcttttttattctatctaTGTTTTCCCTATCTCCCCAAAACTCCCTCACAATCATATATTCTTTTTATCCTTCTGGCCACGGGCGGATGCACGTAAAGTAGTGCTGGGCAATTGCCCCCAACAAGATATAGTTGTTATTTGTTTgtgtgtaattaaaaaaatttctccataaaaataatttttgtttccataagatatttttttaaaaaaaatgaatgtacaaaatttaagataaaaaataacattaatattaattttattattttattcttttaatttctaataatattgaccatgaaaaaaatcataaaattttttaaagtacGGAAATACATAAAAGACAAGTGTAATGTATATAagctaaaatattttgaatttttttcatgacattatgtaatttgtaaaagtttgtcatatttttattttgtaaaatataataaattattagtttaattatattttgtatccCCTAAACTTTGTATAAATTACACTTTTAAcctttaaacaaatattttaacatttttggtTCCTATAATTCTTTTGTTAATCAATTTAGTTCTTGTTGTCCGATAACAATGTTAATTAATGATACAACTAGTAACATTAAGACCCAAATAATTTGTTAGGTCATCAAGGAGTCTAAGAGAGACcaccatatataatttttttagtaactatgtttaaattaattgatgatGTCAAATAAGTTTatgagagattaaaaatatttttaaaaaaattacatatagtTGTTCTATCAAACTCTTTGATAATTTGATAAGTCATTTGACTATTAACATGAatattatatcattaattaacATGGTTACTATCAGAATAATAGACATGATTAATATATAATCTTGttccttaaaaatataatcatgaGTTCGATCTTTAATTGATGCTTATAGAAAAACATTTGttaagagaaattaattttttaaatgaatcttTGAAGAATAAATCCTTGACTCTTAGGCAAAGAATACCGTAGTTCAtatcaaaagaaattaacatTGTTACTTGATAAAAATCAGTAAaaccattaataaaaaaatataggaacCAAAAATATTTAGGAGTTAAACGTAAAATTTACAAaagtttaagaaataaaatgataattaatccTAAATTATTTGTTCTCAcactaagaagaaaaaattctgGATCTGGATTTGGCGAACGCCATAGCAGATTCCGTCACGGAActtgtctcactctttttctttttaaaacaaaaacatcaGCCTTTTAATTCACGTGAATCAAGATGAATTTAGGAAAATGCTGAATTGTGAGAGAGAAAATATACAGCGGAAGGGAAtcaaatgcatgaaatgatCCCTGTTGCAATTGAATTAAACAATGGGAGGTGCGTTGttttcattgtaaaaaaaaaacggaTTTTCGTTATCAATTCAAACACAAAGacaatattataaatatctagccatgaaagaaaataaacttaattgGTTCGAACTTATTTCGTCCCTTTTGTCTTGAAGaccaacatattttaattcgGGCAACTATAACTAATAAGTGTTTAAAATAATCTCGTACTTTATGAAAACCAATATCTAGAATTAGTGAAACAGTCACTAAGCAAAGCAGTGGTTTTGAAATCAGAAGGAATAAAGATGAGGTTGTTTAGcctctttaataatttttttttttggggggggagGTGTAGATTTAAAAAACCTAaagtagtttttaaaaattaactatataTCTTAATGTTTCTCTCATTCTCATCCTAAACTAATTGATGTAGGACAATGAAATagaattttcagtttttttttaacaaaaaagctAAAATTGTCAAACAGCTACAACttcattttgaatatttattctttaattttaaagtaacttccaagataaaaaaaaaaaaaaaagaccaaacATGGCCTAAGTATCATTTGATCCGATTTTGGTTTAGGTacgaatcaattttaaatttcataatttgatCGGTTGCCTTTGGACTAATCTTTGACCCGACGCTGGTATTACTCCTTTGAGATCATCCAACTTCATCAACATATAGAAacgg encodes the following:
- the LOC114399921 gene encoding carbon catabolite repressor protein 4 homolog 1-like; its protein translation is MLSVLRVHLPSDIPIVGCELTPYVLLRRPDKIVTTDDVPETAPLDGHFLRYKWYRVQSDKKVAVCSVHPSEPATLQCLGCVKSKIPVAKSYHCTPKCFSDAWQHHRVLHDRAASAANENGNEEEELYGRFNNSGSGSINTSLSASASSASLTNGSAPVYPAAVTQRSGGETWFEVGQFKTYTPTADDIGHVLKFECTVVDAETKLTVGHVNTLLTSRVIPAPSPSPRRLIPVDGMGHLDADGRITSSGTFTVLSYNILSDAYASNDLYNYCPTWALSWPYRRQNLLREIVGYRADIICLQEVQSDHYEDFFSPELDKHGYYGFYKRKTNEVYNGNINTIDGCATFFRRDRFSHVKKYEVEFNKAAQSLTDAVIPTTQKKTALNRLVKDNIALIVVLEAKVINQPVDNPGKRQLLCVANTHVNVHHDLMDVKLWQVHTLLKGLEKIAASADIPMLVCGDFNSIPGSAPHALLAMGKVDPSHPDLAVDPLNILRPHSKLVHQLPLVSAYSSFARTVGLGFEQHKRRLDDTTNEPLFTNVTRDFIGSLDYIFYTADSLVVESLLELLDEESLRKDTALPSPEWSSDHIALLAEFRCCKNRSRR